The Rhinolophus ferrumequinum isolate MPI-CBG mRhiFer1 chromosome 6, mRhiFer1_v1.p, whole genome shotgun sequence genome has a window encoding:
- the PCLAF gene encoding PCNA-associated factor isoform X2 yields the protein MVRTKADSVPGTYRKVVASRAPRKVLGSSTAATNSRSPSSRKEYVLCHQMTQMMKKNKTFLFILDCFLFTLLL from the exons ATGGTGCGAACTAAAGCAGACAGTGTCCCAGGCACCTACAGAAAAG TGGTGGCTTCTCGAGCTCCAAGGAAGGTGCTTGGTTCCTCCACCGCTGCCACTAATTCCAGGTCGCCTTCATCGAGGAAAG AGTATGTCCTTTGCCACCAGATGACACAGatgatgaaaaagaataaaactttctTATTCATCCTTGACTGTTTCCTATTTACTCTGTTATTGTAG
- the PCLAF gene encoding PCNA-associated factor isoform X1, with protein sequence MVRTKADSVPGTYRKVVASRAPRKVLGSSTAATNSRSPSSRKAENKYAGGNPVCVRPTPKWQKGIGEFFRLSPKDSEKENRLPEEAGSSGLGKPKRRVCPLPPDDTDDEKE encoded by the exons ATGGTGCGAACTAAAGCAGACAGTGTCCCAGGCACCTACAGAAAAG TGGTGGCTTCTCGAGCTCCAAGGAAGGTGCTTGGTTCCTCCACCGCTGCCACTAATTCCAGGTCGCCTTCATCGAGGAAAG ctgaaaataAGTACGCAGGAGGGAATCCAGTTTGTGTACGCCCAACTCCCAAGTGGCAAAAAGGAATTGGAGAATTCTTCAGGCTGTCCCCTAAGGATTCTGAAAAAGAGAATCGGCTTCCTGAAGAGGCAGGAAGCAGTGGCTTAGGAAAACCAAAGAGAAG AGTATGTCCTTTGCCACCAGATGACACAGatgatgaaaaagaataa